One Hypomesus transpacificus isolate Combined female chromosome 6, fHypTra1, whole genome shotgun sequence DNA segment encodes these proteins:
- the efr3bb gene encoding protein EFR3 homolog B isoform X2, giving the protein MCLYMCKRICVCVSVLLRRLACVCDRISVCVTLRELVCVRMPIMPLPVSEVQSSRRLAVDCRTLLDHRVGKGVCGCCGALRPRYKRLVDNIFPEDPEDGLVKANMEKLTFYALSAPEKLDRIGAYLSERLSRDVARHRYGYVCIAMEALDQLLMACHCQSINLFVESFLKMVRKLLESDKPNLQILGTHSFVKFANIEEDTPSYHRSYDFFVSRFSEMCHSSYEDPDIRTDIRMAGIKGLQGVVRKTVNDELQANIWDPQHMDKIVPSLLFNLHSRQGTESRSPSPLQASEKEKESPAELTERCFRELLGRAAYGNIKNAVTPVLMHLDNHSLWEGKSFAVRCFKIIMYSIQSQHSHLVIQQLLGHLDANSKNSATVRAGIVEVLLEAAAIAASGSVGPTVLEVFNTLLRQLRLSVDYELTGSYDTGGNIGAKIIKTHEERQLQEAVIRTIGSFANTLPTYQRSEVMLFIMGKIPVPGVHPGLTSAVSGPEATRMIQVMLLKSLVQVTTGFQTTNILTALPTSFLEPLLSLQDDPQVRLLVLSILLSLIDRHDNRPKFSSISILADISVLKLKADKCSRQDNLFMKKHAQQLYRHIYVGCKEPSSSQPHYESLYTLLALISMELANEEVVVDLIRLTLALQDLALSPEESLSVYNRCAVHALAAAYLNLICQLTTVPTFCQHIHEVIEVRQKDFPHLLPEDVFIDNPKLPASLEKLEGEVLFQQSKITEVLGGSGYNTDRLATPYVPQFTDEDRLSKRKSIGETISLQVEVESRNSPEKEETPAEEITFETLKNAIVDSVGMEEQEKERRRLVVEKFQKAPFEEIAAHCGARATLLQSKLNQIFEITIRPPPSPSGTISSGYGQTQSRSVPVYEMKFPDLCVY; this is encoded by the exons atgtgtctgtatatgtgcaagcgtatctgtgtgtgtgtttctgttttgttgCGGAgacttgcctgtgtgtgtgatcgaataagtgtgtgtgtaaccctgcgtgagctggtgtgtgtgcgcatgcccATCATGCCTCTGCCCGTGTCTGAAGTCCAGAGCTCTCGGAGGCTGGCAGTGGACTGCCGTACCCTCCTGGATCACCGCGTAGGCAAGG gggtGTGTGGCTGCTGTGGGGCCCTCAGGCCTCGCTACAAGAGGCTGGTGGACAACATCTTCCCAGAAGACCCGGAG gacgGGCTGGTGAAGGCCAACATGGAGAAGCTGACGTTCTACGCCCTGTCAGCGCCAGAGAAGCTGGACCGTATCGGGGCCTACCTGTCAGAGAGGCTATCCAGGGACGTGGCCCGACACCGCTACGG gtatgTGTGCATCGCCATGGAGGCGCTGGACCAGCTGCTGATGGCGTGCCACTGCCAGAGCATCAACCTGTTTGTGGAGAGCTTCCTGAAGATGGTGCGCAAGCTGCTGGAGTCTGACAAACCCAACCTGCAGATCCTGGGAACGCACTCT tttgtgaAGTTTGCCAACATCGAGGAGGACACGCCCTCCTACCACCGCAGCTACGACTTCTTCGTGTCGCGCTTCAGCGAGATGTGCCACTCCAGCTACGAGGACCCCGACATCCGCACCGA CATCCGCATGGCGGGCATCAAGGGCCTGCAGGGCGTGGTGAGGAAGACGGTCAACGACGAGCTGCAGGCCAACATCTGGGACCCCCAGCACATGGACAAGATCGTCCCCTCCCTGCTCTTCAACCTGCACAGCCGACAAGGCAccgagag ccgctccccctcccccctgcaggcgtcagagaaggagaaggagagcccGGCCGAGCTGACGGAGCGCTGCTTCAGAGAGCTGCTGGGCCGCGCCGCCTACGGCAACATCAAGAACGCAGTCACGCCCGTCCTCAT GCACCTGGACAACCACTCCCTGTGGGAGGGCAAGAGCTTCGCAGTGCGCTGCTTCAAGATCATCATGTACTCCATTCAG tcgcAGCACTCTCACCTGGTCATCCAGCAGCTACTGGGTCACCTGGACGCCAACAGTAAGAACTCAGCCACAGTGCGTGCTGGGATAGTGGAGGTGCTGCTGGAGGCAGCCGCCATCGCAGCCAGCGGTTCCGTAG gCCCCACGGTGCTGGAGGTGTTCAACACTCTGCTGAGGCAGCTGCGCCTCAGCGTGGACTACGAGCTGACGGGCTCCTACGACACCGGGGGCAACATCGGCGCCAAGATCATCAAGACCCACGAGGAGAGGCAGCTGCAGGAGGCCGTCATCAGGACCATCG GGTCGTTTGCTAACACCCTGCCTACCTACCAGCGCTCTGAGGTGATGCTGTTCATTATGGGCAAGATCCCTGTACCAGGAGTCCATCCTGGACTCACTTCAGCTGTCtctgg GCCTGAGGCGACCAGGATGATCCAGGTGATGCTGCTCAAGTCCCTGGTTCAG GTGACCACAGGCTTCCAGACCACCAACATCCTGACAGCCCTGCCCACCTCCTTCCTGGAGCCCCTGTTGTCTCTGCAGGACGACCCCCAG gTCAGGCTCCTGGTGCTCAGCATCCTCCTCAGCCTCATCGATCGCCATGACAACAGGCCCAAGTTCTCTAGCATCAG cATCCTGGCAGACATCTCTGTGCTCAAGCTCAAAGCGGACAAGTGTTCCAGACAGGACAACTTGTTCATGAAGAAG CATGCCCAGCAGCTGTACCGCCACATCTACGTGGGCTGTAAGGAGCCGAGCAGCAGCCAGCCCCACTACGAGAGCCTCTACACCCTCCTGGCCCTCATCAgcatggagctggccaacgaggaggtggtggtggacctCATCCGCCTGACCCTGGCCCTGCAg GACCTGGCTCTGTCCCCGGAGGAGTCTCTGTCCGTGTACAACCGCTGTGCCGTCCACGCCCTCGCCGCCGCCTACCTCAACCTCATCTGCCAGCTCACCACCGTCCCCACCTTCTGCCAGCACATCCACgag GTGATAGAGGTGAGGCAGAAGGACTTCCCCCACCTCTTACCAGAGGACGTGTTCATCGACAACCCCAA actcccagcctctctagagaagctggagggggaggtgctGTTCCAGCAGTCCAAGATCACTGAGGTTCTGGGGGGCAGCGGCTACAACACAGACCGACTGGCCACACCCTACGTACCCCAGTTCACag atgAGGACCGCCTGTCAAAGAGGAAGAGCATTGGAGAGACCATCTCActgcaggtggaggtggagtcCAGGAACAGtccagagaaggaggag ACTCCAGCAGAGGAGATCACGTTTGAAACCTTGAAGAACGCCATCG tgGACAGCGTGgggatggaggagcaggagaaagagCGCCGGAGGCTGGTGGTGGAGAAGTTCCAGAAGGCCCCCTTCGAGGAGATAGCTGCCCACTGTGGTGCCCGG GCCACCTTGCTGCAGAGCAAACTCAATCAGATCTTCGAGATCACCATCAG gcctcctcccagcccttcCGGAACCATCTCATCAGGCTACGGCCAGACGCAGAGCCGCTCGGTCCCCGTCTACGAGATGAAGTTCCCCGACCTCTGTGTCTACTAG
- the efr3bb gene encoding protein EFR3 homolog B isoform X3 — translation MPLPVSEVQSSRRLAVDCRTLLDHRVGKGVCGCCGALRPRYKRLVDNIFPEDPEDGLVKANMEKLTFYALSAPEKLDRIGAYLSERLSRDVARHRYGYVCIAMEALDQLLMACHCQSINLFVESFLKMVRKLLESDKPNLQILGTHSFVKFANIEEDTPSYHRSYDFFVSRFSEMCHSSYEDPDIRTDIRMAGIKGLQGVVRKTVNDELQANIWDPQHMDKIVPSLLFNLHSRQGTESRSPSPLQASEKEKESPAELTERCFRELLGRAAYGNIKNAVTPVLMHLDNHSLWEGKSFAVRCFKIIMYSIQSQHSHLVIQQLLGHLDANSKNSATVRAGIVEVLLEAAAIAASGSVGPTVLEVFNTLLRQLRLSVDYELTGSYDTGGNIGAKIIKTHEERQLQEAVIRTIGSFANTLPTYQRSEVMLFIMGKIPVPGVHPGLTSAVSGPEATRMIQVMLLKSLVQVTTGFQTTNILTALPTSFLEPLLSLQDDPQVRLLVLSILLSLIDRHDNRPKFSSISILADISVLKLKADKCSRQDNLFMKKHAQQLYRHIYVGCKEPSSSQPHYESLYTLLALISMELANEEVVVDLIRLTLALQDLALSPEESLSVYNRCAVHALAAAYLNLICQLTTVPTFCQHIHEVIEVRQKDFPHLLPEDVFIDNPKLPASLEKLEGEVLFQQSKITEVLGGSGYNTDRLATPYVPQFTDEDRLSKRKSIGETISLQVEVESRNSPEKEEKTPAEEITFETLKNAIVDSVGMEEQEKERRRLVVEKFQKAPFEEIAAHCGARATLLQSKLNQIFEITIRPPPSPSGTISSGYGQTQSRSVPVYEMKFPDLCVY, via the exons ATGCCTCTGCCCGTGTCTGAAGTCCAGAGCTCTCGGAGGCTGGCAGTGGACTGCCGTACCCTCCTGGATCACCGCGTAGGCAAGG gggtGTGTGGCTGCTGTGGGGCCCTCAGGCCTCGCTACAAGAGGCTGGTGGACAACATCTTCCCAGAAGACCCGGAG gacgGGCTGGTGAAGGCCAACATGGAGAAGCTGACGTTCTACGCCCTGTCAGCGCCAGAGAAGCTGGACCGTATCGGGGCCTACCTGTCAGAGAGGCTATCCAGGGACGTGGCCCGACACCGCTACGG gtatgTGTGCATCGCCATGGAGGCGCTGGACCAGCTGCTGATGGCGTGCCACTGCCAGAGCATCAACCTGTTTGTGGAGAGCTTCCTGAAGATGGTGCGCAAGCTGCTGGAGTCTGACAAACCCAACCTGCAGATCCTGGGAACGCACTCT tttgtgaAGTTTGCCAACATCGAGGAGGACACGCCCTCCTACCACCGCAGCTACGACTTCTTCGTGTCGCGCTTCAGCGAGATGTGCCACTCCAGCTACGAGGACCCCGACATCCGCACCGA CATCCGCATGGCGGGCATCAAGGGCCTGCAGGGCGTGGTGAGGAAGACGGTCAACGACGAGCTGCAGGCCAACATCTGGGACCCCCAGCACATGGACAAGATCGTCCCCTCCCTGCTCTTCAACCTGCACAGCCGACAAGGCAccgagag ccgctccccctcccccctgcaggcgtcagagaaggagaaggagagcccGGCCGAGCTGACGGAGCGCTGCTTCAGAGAGCTGCTGGGCCGCGCCGCCTACGGCAACATCAAGAACGCAGTCACGCCCGTCCTCAT GCACCTGGACAACCACTCCCTGTGGGAGGGCAAGAGCTTCGCAGTGCGCTGCTTCAAGATCATCATGTACTCCATTCAG tcgcAGCACTCTCACCTGGTCATCCAGCAGCTACTGGGTCACCTGGACGCCAACAGTAAGAACTCAGCCACAGTGCGTGCTGGGATAGTGGAGGTGCTGCTGGAGGCAGCCGCCATCGCAGCCAGCGGTTCCGTAG gCCCCACGGTGCTGGAGGTGTTCAACACTCTGCTGAGGCAGCTGCGCCTCAGCGTGGACTACGAGCTGACGGGCTCCTACGACACCGGGGGCAACATCGGCGCCAAGATCATCAAGACCCACGAGGAGAGGCAGCTGCAGGAGGCCGTCATCAGGACCATCG GGTCGTTTGCTAACACCCTGCCTACCTACCAGCGCTCTGAGGTGATGCTGTTCATTATGGGCAAGATCCCTGTACCAGGAGTCCATCCTGGACTCACTTCAGCTGTCtctgg GCCTGAGGCGACCAGGATGATCCAGGTGATGCTGCTCAAGTCCCTGGTTCAG GTGACCACAGGCTTCCAGACCACCAACATCCTGACAGCCCTGCCCACCTCCTTCCTGGAGCCCCTGTTGTCTCTGCAGGACGACCCCCAG gTCAGGCTCCTGGTGCTCAGCATCCTCCTCAGCCTCATCGATCGCCATGACAACAGGCCCAAGTTCTCTAGCATCAG cATCCTGGCAGACATCTCTGTGCTCAAGCTCAAAGCGGACAAGTGTTCCAGACAGGACAACTTGTTCATGAAGAAG CATGCCCAGCAGCTGTACCGCCACATCTACGTGGGCTGTAAGGAGCCGAGCAGCAGCCAGCCCCACTACGAGAGCCTCTACACCCTCCTGGCCCTCATCAgcatggagctggccaacgaggaggtggtggtggacctCATCCGCCTGACCCTGGCCCTGCAg GACCTGGCTCTGTCCCCGGAGGAGTCTCTGTCCGTGTACAACCGCTGTGCCGTCCACGCCCTCGCCGCCGCCTACCTCAACCTCATCTGCCAGCTCACCACCGTCCCCACCTTCTGCCAGCACATCCACgag GTGATAGAGGTGAGGCAGAAGGACTTCCCCCACCTCTTACCAGAGGACGTGTTCATCGACAACCCCAA actcccagcctctctagagaagctggagggggaggtgctGTTCCAGCAGTCCAAGATCACTGAGGTTCTGGGGGGCAGCGGCTACAACACAGACCGACTGGCCACACCCTACGTACCCCAGTTCACag atgAGGACCGCCTGTCAAAGAGGAAGAGCATTGGAGAGACCATCTCActgcaggtggaggtggagtcCAGGAACAGtccagagaaggaggag AAGACTCCAGCAGAGGAGATCACGTTTGAAACCTTGAAGAACGCCATCG tgGACAGCGTGgggatggaggagcaggagaaagagCGCCGGAGGCTGGTGGTGGAGAAGTTCCAGAAGGCCCCCTTCGAGGAGATAGCTGCCCACTGTGGTGCCCGG GCCACCTTGCTGCAGAGCAAACTCAATCAGATCTTCGAGATCACCATCAG gcctcctcccagcccttcCGGAACCATCTCATCAGGCTACGGCCAGACGCAGAGCCGCTCGGTCCCCGTCTACGAGATGAAGTTCCCCGACCTCTGTGTCTACTAG
- the efr3bb gene encoding protein EFR3 homolog B isoform X1, whose amino-acid sequence MCLYMCKRICVCVSVLLRRLACVCDRISVCVTLRELVCVRMPIMPLPVSEVQSSRRLAVDCRTLLDHRVGKGVCGCCGALRPRYKRLVDNIFPEDPEDGLVKANMEKLTFYALSAPEKLDRIGAYLSERLSRDVARHRYGYVCIAMEALDQLLMACHCQSINLFVESFLKMVRKLLESDKPNLQILGTHSFVKFANIEEDTPSYHRSYDFFVSRFSEMCHSSYEDPDIRTDIRMAGIKGLQGVVRKTVNDELQANIWDPQHMDKIVPSLLFNLHSRQGTESRSPSPLQASEKEKESPAELTERCFRELLGRAAYGNIKNAVTPVLMHLDNHSLWEGKSFAVRCFKIIMYSIQSQHSHLVIQQLLGHLDANSKNSATVRAGIVEVLLEAAAIAASGSVGPTVLEVFNTLLRQLRLSVDYELTGSYDTGGNIGAKIIKTHEERQLQEAVIRTIGSFANTLPTYQRSEVMLFIMGKIPVPGVHPGLTSAVSGPEATRMIQVMLLKSLVQVTTGFQTTNILTALPTSFLEPLLSLQDDPQVRLLVLSILLSLIDRHDNRPKFSSISILADISVLKLKADKCSRQDNLFMKKHAQQLYRHIYVGCKEPSSSQPHYESLYTLLALISMELANEEVVVDLIRLTLALQDLALSPEESLSVYNRCAVHALAAAYLNLICQLTTVPTFCQHIHEVIEVRQKDFPHLLPEDVFIDNPKLPASLEKLEGEVLFQQSKITEVLGGSGYNTDRLATPYVPQFTDEDRLSKRKSIGETISLQVEVESRNSPEKEEKTPAEEITFETLKNAIVDSVGMEEQEKERRRLVVEKFQKAPFEEIAAHCGARATLLQSKLNQIFEITIRPPPSPSGTISSGYGQTQSRSVPVYEMKFPDLCVY is encoded by the exons atgtgtctgtatatgtgcaagcgtatctgtgtgtgtgtttctgttttgttgCGGAgacttgcctgtgtgtgtgatcgaataagtgtgtgtgtaaccctgcgtgagctggtgtgtgtgcgcatgcccATCATGCCTCTGCCCGTGTCTGAAGTCCAGAGCTCTCGGAGGCTGGCAGTGGACTGCCGTACCCTCCTGGATCACCGCGTAGGCAAGG gggtGTGTGGCTGCTGTGGGGCCCTCAGGCCTCGCTACAAGAGGCTGGTGGACAACATCTTCCCAGAAGACCCGGAG gacgGGCTGGTGAAGGCCAACATGGAGAAGCTGACGTTCTACGCCCTGTCAGCGCCAGAGAAGCTGGACCGTATCGGGGCCTACCTGTCAGAGAGGCTATCCAGGGACGTGGCCCGACACCGCTACGG gtatgTGTGCATCGCCATGGAGGCGCTGGACCAGCTGCTGATGGCGTGCCACTGCCAGAGCATCAACCTGTTTGTGGAGAGCTTCCTGAAGATGGTGCGCAAGCTGCTGGAGTCTGACAAACCCAACCTGCAGATCCTGGGAACGCACTCT tttgtgaAGTTTGCCAACATCGAGGAGGACACGCCCTCCTACCACCGCAGCTACGACTTCTTCGTGTCGCGCTTCAGCGAGATGTGCCACTCCAGCTACGAGGACCCCGACATCCGCACCGA CATCCGCATGGCGGGCATCAAGGGCCTGCAGGGCGTGGTGAGGAAGACGGTCAACGACGAGCTGCAGGCCAACATCTGGGACCCCCAGCACATGGACAAGATCGTCCCCTCCCTGCTCTTCAACCTGCACAGCCGACAAGGCAccgagag ccgctccccctcccccctgcaggcgtcagagaaggagaaggagagcccGGCCGAGCTGACGGAGCGCTGCTTCAGAGAGCTGCTGGGCCGCGCCGCCTACGGCAACATCAAGAACGCAGTCACGCCCGTCCTCAT GCACCTGGACAACCACTCCCTGTGGGAGGGCAAGAGCTTCGCAGTGCGCTGCTTCAAGATCATCATGTACTCCATTCAG tcgcAGCACTCTCACCTGGTCATCCAGCAGCTACTGGGTCACCTGGACGCCAACAGTAAGAACTCAGCCACAGTGCGTGCTGGGATAGTGGAGGTGCTGCTGGAGGCAGCCGCCATCGCAGCCAGCGGTTCCGTAG gCCCCACGGTGCTGGAGGTGTTCAACACTCTGCTGAGGCAGCTGCGCCTCAGCGTGGACTACGAGCTGACGGGCTCCTACGACACCGGGGGCAACATCGGCGCCAAGATCATCAAGACCCACGAGGAGAGGCAGCTGCAGGAGGCCGTCATCAGGACCATCG GGTCGTTTGCTAACACCCTGCCTACCTACCAGCGCTCTGAGGTGATGCTGTTCATTATGGGCAAGATCCCTGTACCAGGAGTCCATCCTGGACTCACTTCAGCTGTCtctgg GCCTGAGGCGACCAGGATGATCCAGGTGATGCTGCTCAAGTCCCTGGTTCAG GTGACCACAGGCTTCCAGACCACCAACATCCTGACAGCCCTGCCCACCTCCTTCCTGGAGCCCCTGTTGTCTCTGCAGGACGACCCCCAG gTCAGGCTCCTGGTGCTCAGCATCCTCCTCAGCCTCATCGATCGCCATGACAACAGGCCCAAGTTCTCTAGCATCAG cATCCTGGCAGACATCTCTGTGCTCAAGCTCAAAGCGGACAAGTGTTCCAGACAGGACAACTTGTTCATGAAGAAG CATGCCCAGCAGCTGTACCGCCACATCTACGTGGGCTGTAAGGAGCCGAGCAGCAGCCAGCCCCACTACGAGAGCCTCTACACCCTCCTGGCCCTCATCAgcatggagctggccaacgaggaggtggtggtggacctCATCCGCCTGACCCTGGCCCTGCAg GACCTGGCTCTGTCCCCGGAGGAGTCTCTGTCCGTGTACAACCGCTGTGCCGTCCACGCCCTCGCCGCCGCCTACCTCAACCTCATCTGCCAGCTCACCACCGTCCCCACCTTCTGCCAGCACATCCACgag GTGATAGAGGTGAGGCAGAAGGACTTCCCCCACCTCTTACCAGAGGACGTGTTCATCGACAACCCCAA actcccagcctctctagagaagctggagggggaggtgctGTTCCAGCAGTCCAAGATCACTGAGGTTCTGGGGGGCAGCGGCTACAACACAGACCGACTGGCCACACCCTACGTACCCCAGTTCACag atgAGGACCGCCTGTCAAAGAGGAAGAGCATTGGAGAGACCATCTCActgcaggtggaggtggagtcCAGGAACAGtccagagaaggaggag AAGACTCCAGCAGAGGAGATCACGTTTGAAACCTTGAAGAACGCCATCG tgGACAGCGTGgggatggaggagcaggagaaagagCGCCGGAGGCTGGTGGTGGAGAAGTTCCAGAAGGCCCCCTTCGAGGAGATAGCTGCCCACTGTGGTGCCCGG GCCACCTTGCTGCAGAGCAAACTCAATCAGATCTTCGAGATCACCATCAG gcctcctcccagcccttcCGGAACCATCTCATCAGGCTACGGCCAGACGCAGAGCCGCTCGGTCCCCGTCTACGAGATGAAGTTCCCCGACCTCTGTGTCTACTAG
- the efr3bb gene encoding protein EFR3 homolog B isoform X5, with amino-acid sequence MYGVCGCCGALRPRYKRLVDNIFPEDPEDGLVKANMEKLTFYALSAPEKLDRIGAYLSERLSRDVARHRYGYVCIAMEALDQLLMACHCQSINLFVESFLKMVRKLLESDKPNLQILGTHSFVKFANIEEDTPSYHRSYDFFVSRFSEMCHSSYEDPDIRTDIRMAGIKGLQGVVRKTVNDELQANIWDPQHMDKIVPSLLFNLHSRQGTESRSPSPLQASEKEKESPAELTERCFRELLGRAAYGNIKNAVTPVLMHLDNHSLWEGKSFAVRCFKIIMYSIQSQHSHLVIQQLLGHLDANSKNSATVRAGIVEVLLEAAAIAASGSVGPTVLEVFNTLLRQLRLSVDYELTGSYDTGGNIGAKIIKTHEERQLQEAVIRTIGSFANTLPTYQRSEVMLFIMGKIPVPGVHPGLTSAVSGPEATRMIQVMLLKSLVQVTTGFQTTNILTALPTSFLEPLLSLQDDPQVRLLVLSILLSLIDRHDNRPKFSSISILADISVLKLKADKCSRQDNLFMKKHAQQLYRHIYVGCKEPSSSQPHYESLYTLLALISMELANEEVVVDLIRLTLALQDLALSPEESLSVYNRCAVHALAAAYLNLICQLTTVPTFCQHIHEVIEVRQKDFPHLLPEDVFIDNPKLPASLEKLEGEVLFQQSKITEVLGGSGYNTDRLATPYVPQFTDEDRLSKRKSIGETISLQVEVESRNSPEKEEKTPAEEITFETLKNAIVDSVGMEEQEKERRRLVVEKFQKAPFEEIAAHCGARATLLQSKLNQIFEITIRPPPSPSGTISSGYGQTQSRSVPVYEMKFPDLCVY; translated from the exons ATGTACG gggtGTGTGGCTGCTGTGGGGCCCTCAGGCCTCGCTACAAGAGGCTGGTGGACAACATCTTCCCAGAAGACCCGGAG gacgGGCTGGTGAAGGCCAACATGGAGAAGCTGACGTTCTACGCCCTGTCAGCGCCAGAGAAGCTGGACCGTATCGGGGCCTACCTGTCAGAGAGGCTATCCAGGGACGTGGCCCGACACCGCTACGG gtatgTGTGCATCGCCATGGAGGCGCTGGACCAGCTGCTGATGGCGTGCCACTGCCAGAGCATCAACCTGTTTGTGGAGAGCTTCCTGAAGATGGTGCGCAAGCTGCTGGAGTCTGACAAACCCAACCTGCAGATCCTGGGAACGCACTCT tttgtgaAGTTTGCCAACATCGAGGAGGACACGCCCTCCTACCACCGCAGCTACGACTTCTTCGTGTCGCGCTTCAGCGAGATGTGCCACTCCAGCTACGAGGACCCCGACATCCGCACCGA CATCCGCATGGCGGGCATCAAGGGCCTGCAGGGCGTGGTGAGGAAGACGGTCAACGACGAGCTGCAGGCCAACATCTGGGACCCCCAGCACATGGACAAGATCGTCCCCTCCCTGCTCTTCAACCTGCACAGCCGACAAGGCAccgagag ccgctccccctcccccctgcaggcgtcagagaaggagaaggagagcccGGCCGAGCTGACGGAGCGCTGCTTCAGAGAGCTGCTGGGCCGCGCCGCCTACGGCAACATCAAGAACGCAGTCACGCCCGTCCTCAT GCACCTGGACAACCACTCCCTGTGGGAGGGCAAGAGCTTCGCAGTGCGCTGCTTCAAGATCATCATGTACTCCATTCAG tcgcAGCACTCTCACCTGGTCATCCAGCAGCTACTGGGTCACCTGGACGCCAACAGTAAGAACTCAGCCACAGTGCGTGCTGGGATAGTGGAGGTGCTGCTGGAGGCAGCCGCCATCGCAGCCAGCGGTTCCGTAG gCCCCACGGTGCTGGAGGTGTTCAACACTCTGCTGAGGCAGCTGCGCCTCAGCGTGGACTACGAGCTGACGGGCTCCTACGACACCGGGGGCAACATCGGCGCCAAGATCATCAAGACCCACGAGGAGAGGCAGCTGCAGGAGGCCGTCATCAGGACCATCG GGTCGTTTGCTAACACCCTGCCTACCTACCAGCGCTCTGAGGTGATGCTGTTCATTATGGGCAAGATCCCTGTACCAGGAGTCCATCCTGGACTCACTTCAGCTGTCtctgg GCCTGAGGCGACCAGGATGATCCAGGTGATGCTGCTCAAGTCCCTGGTTCAG GTGACCACAGGCTTCCAGACCACCAACATCCTGACAGCCCTGCCCACCTCCTTCCTGGAGCCCCTGTTGTCTCTGCAGGACGACCCCCAG gTCAGGCTCCTGGTGCTCAGCATCCTCCTCAGCCTCATCGATCGCCATGACAACAGGCCCAAGTTCTCTAGCATCAG cATCCTGGCAGACATCTCTGTGCTCAAGCTCAAAGCGGACAAGTGTTCCAGACAGGACAACTTGTTCATGAAGAAG CATGCCCAGCAGCTGTACCGCCACATCTACGTGGGCTGTAAGGAGCCGAGCAGCAGCCAGCCCCACTACGAGAGCCTCTACACCCTCCTGGCCCTCATCAgcatggagctggccaacgaggaggtggtggtggacctCATCCGCCTGACCCTGGCCCTGCAg GACCTGGCTCTGTCCCCGGAGGAGTCTCTGTCCGTGTACAACCGCTGTGCCGTCCACGCCCTCGCCGCCGCCTACCTCAACCTCATCTGCCAGCTCACCACCGTCCCCACCTTCTGCCAGCACATCCACgag GTGATAGAGGTGAGGCAGAAGGACTTCCCCCACCTCTTACCAGAGGACGTGTTCATCGACAACCCCAA actcccagcctctctagagaagctggagggggaggtgctGTTCCAGCAGTCCAAGATCACTGAGGTTCTGGGGGGCAGCGGCTACAACACAGACCGACTGGCCACACCCTACGTACCCCAGTTCACag atgAGGACCGCCTGTCAAAGAGGAAGAGCATTGGAGAGACCATCTCActgcaggtggaggtggagtcCAGGAACAGtccagagaaggaggag AAGACTCCAGCAGAGGAGATCACGTTTGAAACCTTGAAGAACGCCATCG tgGACAGCGTGgggatggaggagcaggagaaagagCGCCGGAGGCTGGTGGTGGAGAAGTTCCAGAAGGCCCCCTTCGAGGAGATAGCTGCCCACTGTGGTGCCCGG GCCACCTTGCTGCAGAGCAAACTCAATCAGATCTTCGAGATCACCATCAG gcctcctcccagcccttcCGGAACCATCTCATCAGGCTACGGCCAGACGCAGAGCCGCTCGGTCCCCGTCTACGAGATGAAGTTCCCCGACCTCTGTGTCTACTAG